A segment of the Lycium ferocissimum isolate CSIRO_LF1 chromosome 5, AGI_CSIRO_Lferr_CH_V1, whole genome shotgun sequence genome:
CTCACTTGTCCCCCTTTGATTATCTGCATCAACCTTTCAGCTCATATCACCACCATTGTCATTATTCATGCTAACATTTGCTGATAATACATGAGTAGCTTGTTCCTTCTCCAAAATAGATTCCACTTTGCTATCCTTCTCAGCCTTGTTATCAGGTATAGAGATATTAGCTAAGCATTCTTTTATGCTATCTACAATCTTGTTATCAGGAATCAAATCTGATCCAATGACAACATCCTCTTCTTTATCCAACACCTCAACCTGCTCTATCCCATTTAGTTCACACTGAGTTGTACCAGCATGATCATCCATCACTTTCAAAGTATCAGTAACAATTTTTGGCTGAGCCTCCAAATCATCAGTTTGCAAGGCTTGCCCCTTAACCAACTCCTGAAAAGAGTTGACTATATCTTCATGCCCTTCAACACTGATAAGTTCCACCTCTGCAACATTACCATTATCAATTGATACCATTTGATCTTGTGAATCCTCCAAATTGTTCTGCACTTTAACATTTGATTTCTTCTCTGAATCATCCTTCATTAACAACAAATTTTGATTCTGACCACCTTGTCTTCTTTGATCTTCAGAGATAATCAACTCCTGCTCCTGGTATTCATCTACATTGTTATCCACTAATTCTACATGAATATCATCACCATTATTCTGATCTTGTAGCACTTCAAACTTGTTTTGGACCATCACATTTGTATCCTTAATCTCAGTTGGGCTGATCTGTAACACCTTTGACTCTGAGTTATTCTGCTTGGCACTAGGGAAATCCCTATTATCTTTAATAACATTCCAATTCCCAGGATCTCCAAGTGATTTCCCACTAGCTAATCTCCTAGCATTAAATCTCCTCCTATTCTGATAAAAATAATTCCTTTGAGGTCGTGCATTAAGTAATTTGCCTGTTGCTATCTCATCATGTTTCacatcatcaatcacaataGCCTTACCTTTCTCTACtgaatcatttttcactttctcAGGCTCATTCACTACATGCTCATCAAACTTCTCCTTTTCGTCATCAAACAACGCGCCAATTCAGGATGAAGTCTCCTGCATTCAACCTCATTATGCCTTGTAACTTACATTCTTTACAATATTTTGGAAGATAATCATAGtgtatcttcactttttcaACTCGAACCTCCTTAGAATCCTCATCTTCAATTTCCGTATTAACATAATCGGTAGAGGTGCCGAAGTCCATAAGCACTTTAACTGTTGCACAACTTGGTATTATACGATTAATAGTGGCAAGATCCACATAAAGAGGTATACCAACAGCAGATGCAAGTGAAAATAATGcttccttaacaaagaaagtagGCAACAAGTATGGAAAGAGATCCAAGATATAACCTTTGATGTTTCTTGATCAACTTTAAACTTAGAATCATGTATCAAAGGTCTCATTTGGTACGAATATCCATCTCTAGATTGTAAGTACTACACACCTTTAGAACAAAGAGTAACAAAGTCCTCCTTTGTCGAAAGTCTAATAAGCACATGTCTATCACGAAACAATCCAATTGTGCCCTTCCCTCTCCCACATTGAGCAGGGATGATAGTTCTTAGTTCCTCCAATGATGGCCATCCATATGAAAATTTACCAACGACTGCATGCTTCAACTCTTCCAATTGCTCCATCTGATCCACCTCCCTCTCAGTTCATCGCAATACATGAACACCATTGTGATATTCCACCCTTTTAATAGAGATTTTCGCCGTAACGTTTTGCATGGGATTAGGGTTTTCTGGTTGAAGTACATGTCTATAATCCATCTTAGGTATTGTAGGTTCATTATGGTAGTCTTTCATGGTTGTAGTAGGTGTAGGAGTAGTCAGTAGGGTCCGGCCAGCCACAGGATGATGACCAGTGGCCACGACGGCCATATTGCTGGCGGCTAAGATttaaaaattagggttttgcatgGAACTAGGGTTTACGTTGAGAGCGTTTTTAACTGCTTTTTTTTTCGTGCTTATTTTACAATATCTTGAGTCTATATACAACAAATTATTATAGTTTTATtttgtcatgtagtatcataTTGCTTCACTATTGTGTTTACTTCTCTTTTAATGTCATTGTGTTTTTGTCTCTTctaatgtcattttttttggtttagaCTTTGAATTTTCAAGCGACAAGCTAAATTTCTCTTCGAGTTATTTCCAACTCAATGTATTGAAGAACATTTTTCCTTATCCATTTTGTATCCTGTTGTGGATATATCAAAATATGCGCTATTCAACTTCCACGATTATGTGAAATTTGAGGGTAAGACGTAAGTACAAAAGATTGATCATTTTTATGGAGTAATAACTCAGTTTTACTATTGGTATTTTGATAGATGTAGTTAATGAGAGAGGCATTTTGCTTTCTCCTTGCAAAATAATGATCGAAAAATGTGCAAATAACATGTTCAACCCCAGTTTTGGATTACTCCTTAAATCACataattaatgttgttgttgatgttattttatttttaaaattattgagAAAGTTTAAATTACTTTCTTGGTCCCAAACTCGCTCCAAAGACTATATTAATACTAGATGGTGTTTGAGCACGGGCCCAATGATACAAATGAAATCATTGAGGTTAATGATGGAGTTTAAAACAATGTTTCAGGATGCTATAAAAAGGTATAAAACTGAAGTTTTAGGAGCAAGAACAATGTTTGTGGAGGAGTTAAAACAATGTTTCAGGATGCTATAAAAAAGTATCAAACTGAAGTTTTAGGAGCAAGAACAATGTTTGTGGATGTTATAAAAGGTATATAACTGCACAAAAACAGTAATGCAAATCTTTTCCCAGCCTACAAACGCATGTTTGAggaattgtatatatattcattcaccACACTTAACTCTAGAGCCAATCAAGTTAAAAGTTACGGGAACTCCACTACCTCTAGcatacaaacaacaacaacaaattcaATTTCTCTACAACTTCCACGTTGAAGTCTTTAAGTTTGTTTTACATAAATTTGGAAGTAAAAGCTGAAAGAAGTCTAGGTGACTATGATTCTTAAAACTCGGTTCCTCATTCTAAAGTACATGTGACTACTCCTCGGAAAACATCCTCCAAGTTTAGTCCCGTAACAACAATTAAGTCAAGACACTGCAAAATGAGGGTGTTACTGGCATAAgaatttaaacattataaacaAGGCATGTCCTAACTCCAAAATTAATTCATATTCATTATTTGAGAAGGTATCTAAGGAAaccttcttttttattcttctttgcCATTGATTTGCAGTTTGAAAACATAAAATTAAGCTTGACggtatgttacacctcgtagttttgtccgttgagattcgtgaggcgttagttgtcctaatcgtggaaaCGGGAGTTACCTTAGGCtatatgaga
Coding sequences within it:
- the LOC132056775 gene encoding uncharacterized protein LOC132056775, with the translated sequence MVQNKFEVLQDQNNGDDIHVELVDNNVDEYQEQELIISEDQRRQGGQNQNLLLMKDDSEKKSNVKVQNNLEDSQDQMVSIDNGNVAEVELISVEGHEDIVNSFQELVKGQALQTDDLEAQPKIVTDTLKVMDDHAGTTQCELNGIEQVEVLDKEEDVVIGSDLIPDNKIVDSIKECLANISIPDNKAEKDSKVESILEKEQATHVLSANVSMNNDNGGDMS